The following proteins are encoded in a genomic region of Brachypodium distachyon strain Bd21 chromosome 1, Brachypodium_distachyon_v3.0, whole genome shotgun sequence:
- the LOC100831004 gene encoding LOW QUALITY PROTEIN: single myb histone 6-like (The sequence of the model RefSeq protein was modified relative to this genomic sequence to represent the inferred CDS: inserted 2 bases in 2 codons), with the protein MGAPKHRWTSEEEAALRAGIAKHGVGSWQVILRDPEFSSILRYRSNVDLKDKWRNINTFFTVXGSLEKGRAATKKNRATPKNSDHSMAIRTVASNGDEQPISSVCSEVWNSLQPKKSRWRLNDIILKSVKNLNEPTGSHRTTIANYIEEQYRPSDDFDHILSAKLKDLITSGKLIKVNRKYRIAPALYSEERNPKILLLEDVRREPLRIGNDDSKDLTKYQVNAELAHMLTMTAEEAASTAARAVIEAEAEAXAREAEAAEADALVAQAFAEAALLTLKNRNVPELMVQA; encoded by the exons ATGGGAGCTCCAAAACATAGGTGGACTTCAGAGGAAGAAGCTGCTCTCAGAGCTGGGATAGCAAAGCATGGAGTGGGAAGTTGGCAGGTGATACTGAGAGATCCAGAATTTAGCTCCATCTTGCGCTACCGCTCGAATGTTGACCTGAAG GACAAGTGGCGCAACATCAACACATTTTTTACGG TTGGTTCTTTGGAGAAGGGAAGGGCTGCCACAAAGAAGAACCGAGCTACTCCTAAGAACAGTGACCACTCAATGGCAATCAGGACAGTTGCATCTAATGGTGATGAACAGCCTATATCATCAGTGTGTAGTGAAGTGTGGAACAGTTTACAACCAAAAAAATCTCGTTGGAG GCTAAATGATATCATATTGAAGTCTGTAAAAAATTTGAATGAGCCTACAGGATCACACAGAACTACCATTGCTAATTACATAGAG GAGCAATATCGTCCATctgatgattttgatcacatatTATCTGCAAAACTGAAGGACTTGATCACCAGTGGAAAACTTATAAAG GTGAATCGGAAATACAGGATTGCACCTGCACTGTACTCTGAGGAACGAAATCCCAAAATACTGCTGCTAGAAGACGTACGAAGGGAACCCCTGAGAATAGGGAACGATGATAGTAAAGACCTCACAAAATATCAAGTTAATGCTGAATTGGCGCATATGTTAACCATGACTGCAGAAGAGGCTGCATCCACTGCTGCTCGTGCAGTTATAGAGGCAGAGGCTGAAG GTGCAAGAGAAGCAGAGGCGGCAGAAGCAGATGCTCTAGTTGCACAAGCTTTTGCTGAAGCAGCATTGTTGACATTAAAGAACAGAAATGTTCCAGAACTG ATGGTTCAAGCTTGA
- the LOC100829460 gene encoding BTB/POZ domain-containing protein At1g30440, with protein MAASVKLGSKPDAFRRQGQAWFCTTGLPSDVTVEVGDMSFHLHKFPLLSKSAVLEQLIEESSDQEECTITLSDIPGGTKSFELVARFCYGVKIELSSANVVYLRCASEHLQMTEEISEDNLIAQSEMFLNQVVLRNWKDSLKALETCDDLLPHAEDLQIVKRCIESLAAKATTDPNLFGWPIREHGIMQSPGGSVLWNGISTGARPRNFSSDWWYDDASALSFPMYKRLISAMESRGVRPETIAGSLAYYARKYLPGLNRRNSTGIAPPTATLSEVEQKNLLEEINTLLPVQKGLASTKLLLGLLRIAMIQRASSTCISDLEKRVGMQLDQASLEDLLLPNFSYTMETLYNVECVHRILEHFLAMDQANGGASPCMDDVMASPSMIPITAVAKLIDGYLAEVASDVNLKPPKFQALASAVPEYARPLDDGLYRAIDIYLKAHSWLSEAEREQLCRLMDCQKLSLEACTHAAQNERLPLRVVVQVLFFEQLQLRTSIAGCLLVSDNLERSRPLRSGIATSGEAGGWTTAVRENQVLKVGMDNMRIRLAELEKECSDMRQEILKLGRGKSGGWTSHVPKKFNLRIKSQMCSAQEGSVSEQQKSMSAKIDKLQAKLSKQKKQLSADA; from the exons ATGGCCGCGTCCGTGAAGCTGGGATCAAAGCCTGATGCTTTCAGAAGGCAGGGTCAGGCATG GTTCTGCACAACTGGGCTACCCAGTGATGTTACTGTTGAGGTTGGGGATATGTCTTTCCACCTTCATAAG TTCCCTTTACTTTCCAAAAGTGCTGTTCTCGAACAGTTGATCGAGGAGAGTTCAGATCAAGAAGAATGCACCATCACACTAAGTGATATCCCTGGGGGTACAAAATCATTTGAGCTGGTGGCAAGGTTCTGCTATGGAGTGAAAATAGAACTTTCTTCTGCAAATGTTGTCTACCTACGTTGTGCCTCTGAGCATCTCCAGATGACTGAAGAAATATCTGAGGACAACTTGATTGCACAGTCAGAAATGTTCCTTAATCAAGTAGTCCTCCGTAACTGGAAAGATTCTTTAAAAGCGCTGGAAACATGTGATGACCTCCTCCCTCACGCAGAAGATCTTCAGATTGTGAAGAGATGCATTGAGTCATTAGCGGCGAAAGCTACTACTGATCCAAACCTCTTTGGTTGGCCGATAAGGGAACATGGCATCATGCAAAGCCCTGGTGGTAGTGTGCTGTGGAATGGTATCAGCACTGGTGCAAGGCCCAGAAACTTCAGTTCAGACTGGTGGTATGATGATGCATCAGCATTGAGTTTTCCCATGTACAAGAGATTGATCTCCGCTATGGAGTCTCGAGGCGTACGACCTGAGACCATTGCTGGTTCTTTGGCATACTATGCGAGGAAGTACCTCCCAGGACTTAATAGGCGCAATAGCACGGGAATAGCTCCCCCGACTGCTACTCTTTCTGAGGTTGAACAGAAGAACTTACTCGAGGAGATCAATACACTACTACCTGTTCAGAAGGGTTTAGCATCTACAAAACTTTTGCTCGGGCTGCTTCGCATAGCCATGATTCAAAGAGCCAGCTCCACTTGCATTTCTGACTTAGAGAAACGGGTTGGCATGCAGCTAGACCAGGCCAGCCTGGAAGATCTACTGCTGCCAAATTTCTCTTACACCATGGAAACTCTGTATAATGTCGAGTGCGTGCACAGGATTCTTGAGCACTTCTTGGCAATGGACCAGGCTAATGGTGGCGCTTCCCCATGCATGGACGATGTGATGGCATCCCCATCGATGATACCAATCACTGCTGTTGCTAAATTAATTGATGGCTATCTTGCAGAGGTTGCATCTGATGTCAATCTGAAGCCTCCAAAATTCCAAGCTCTGGCATCTGCTGTGCCTGAGTATGCACGGCCATTAGATGATGGCCTCTATCGGGCCATTGATATATACTTGAAG GCACATTCCTGGCTCTCAGAAGCTGAACGAGAGCAGCTCTGCCGGCTAATGGACTGCCAAAAGCTCTCCCTAGAAGCATGCACTCATGCCGCACAGAACGAGAGGCTCCCACTGCGTGTCGTTGTACAAGTCCTCTTCTTTGAGCAGCTCCAGCTAAGAACCTCGATTGCTGGGTGCCTGCTCGTATCTGATAACCTTGAAAGATCTAGGCCACTACGGAGCGGCATCGCAACATCTGGGGAGGCTGggggatggaccacagcagtTAGGGAGAACCAGGTCCTGAAAGTCGGCATGGACAACATGAGGATACGGTTGGCCGAGCTCGAAAAGGAGTGCTCAGACATGAGGCAGGAGATCTTGAAGCTGGGGCGTGGCAAGAGTGGGGGCTGGACTTCTCATGTCCCCAAGAAGTTCAATCTGAGGATCAAGTCGCAGATGTGCAGCGCCCAGGAGGGCTCGGTCAGTGAGCAGCAGAAGAGCATGAGTGCGAAGATTGACAAGCTGCAAGCAAAGTTGTCGAAGCAAAAGAAGCAGCTTTCTGCAGATGCCTGA
- the LOC100828239 gene encoding cationic amino acid transporter 1, whose translation MAEAEAEADVGGGVRRRQRGCAGEFFPEASFSSWAAYGRALRSTGPRLADRLTSRSLEATELHEVRARSGADMKRDLTWWDLAWFGVGAVIGAGIFVLTGQEAKEVVGPAVVISYVVSGVSAMLSVFCYTEFAVEIPVAGGSFAYLRVELGDFMAFVAAGNILLEYCIGSAAVARAWTSYFATLLNHQPAQFRIHASSLAADYSELDPIAVVVITLICAFAVVSTKGSSRFNYVLSIVHIAVILFIIVAGLTKADTANMRDFMPYGPRGIFAASAVLFFAYIGFDAVSTMAEETKDPARDIPIGLVGSMAITTALYCVLAVVLCLMQPYGDIDKDAPFSVAFAARGMDWAKYIVAFGALKGMTTVLLVSAVGQARYLTHIARTHMMPPWLAEVHPRTGTPVNATVVMLFATAVIAFFTDLAILSNLLSISTLFIFMLVAVALLVRRYYVAGETTDANRNKLVACVAAILASSVATATYWGLDAKGWVPYAVTVPAWFASTVCLWALVPQARTPKVWGAPLVPWLPSASIAINIFLLGSIDAKSFERFGMWTAALLVYYLFVGLHASYDTAKALDAETAARRVEDGGASQMQMAPSFSNGK comes from the exons atggcggaggcggaggcggaggccgatgtaggcggcggcgtgcggcggcggcagcgcgggtGCGCGGGGGAGTTCTTCCCGGAGGCGTCGTTCTCGAGCTGGGCGGCGTACGGGCGCGCGCTGCGGAGCACGGGGCCCCGGCTGGCGGACCGGCTGACGTCGCGGTCGCTGGAGGCGACGGAGCTGCACGAGGTCCGGGCCCGGAGCGGCGCCGACATGAAGCGGGACCTGACGTGGTGGGACCTGGCCTGGTTCGGCGTGGGCGCCGTCATCGGAGCCGGGATCTTCGTGCTCACGGGGCAGGAGGCCAAGGAGGTCGTCGGCCCCGCCGTCGTCATCTCCTACGTCGTCTCCGGCGTCTCCGCCATGCTCTCTGTCTTCTGCTACACCGAGTTCGCCGTCGAGATACCCGTCGCAG GCGGTTCGTTCGCGTACCTCCGGGTGGAGCTGGGCGACTTCATGGCGTTCGTGGCGGCGGGGAACATCCTGCTGGAGTACTGCATCGGgagcgcggcggtggcgcgtgCGTGGACGTCCTACTTCGCGACGCTGCTGAACCACCAGCCCGCCCAGTTCCGCATCCacgcctcctccctcgccgccgactACTCCGAGCTCGACCCGATCGCCGTGGTCGTCATCACGCTCATCTGCGCCTTCGCCGTGGTGAGCACCAAGGGCTCCTCCCGCTTCAACTACGTGCTCTCCATCGTCCACATCGCCgtcatcctcttcatcatcgtGGCCGGGCTCACCAAGGCCGACACGGCCAACATGCGCGACTTCATGCCGTACGGGCCCCGGGGCATCTTCGCGGCATCCGCCGTGCTCTTCTTCGCCTACATCGGCTTCGACGCCGTGAGCACCATGGCCGAGGAGACCAAGGACCCGGCCAGGGACATCCCCATCGGCCTCGTGGGCTCCATGGCCATCACCACGGCGCTCTACTGCGTGCTGGCCGTCGTGCTCTGTCTGATGCAGCCCTACGGCGACATCGACAAGGACGCGCCTTTTTCCGTGGCGTTCGCCGCCAGGGGCATGGACTGGGCCAAGTACATCGTGGCGTTCGGGGCGCTGAAAGGGATGACCACCGTGCTGCTCGTCAGCGCCGTGGGGCAGGCGCGGTACCTGACGCACATCGCCCGGACGCACATGATGCCGCCGTGGCTGGCCGAGGTGCACCCGCGGACCGGCACGCCCGTCAACGCCACGGTCGTCATGCTCTTCGCCACGGCCGTCATCGCCTTCTTCACCGACCTCGCCATCCTCTCCAACCTGCTCTCCATCTCCACGCTCTTCATCTTCAtgctcgtcgccgtcgcgctGCTCGTCAGGAGGTACTACGTGGCAGGGGAGACCACGGACGCGAACCGGAACAAGCTCGTGGCGTGCGTGGCTGCCATCCTGGCGTCGTCCGTGGCCACGGCGACGTACTGGGGACTCGACGCCAAGGGGTGGGTGCCCTACGCGGTGACCGTGCCGGCCTGGTTCGCGTCCACGGTGTGCCTGTGGGCGCTGGTGCCGCAGGCGAGGACGCCCAAGGTGTGGGGCGCGCCGCTGGTGCCGTGGCTGCCGTCGGCGTCCATCGCCATCAACATCTTCCTGCTGGGATCCATCGACGCCAAGTCGTTCGAGCGGTTCGGGATGTGGACCGCCGCGCTGCTCGTCTACTACCTCTTCGTCGGCCTGCACGCCTCCTACGACACCGCCAAGGCGCTCGATGCCGAGACCGCCGCCCGCAGGGTGGAGGATGGCGGTGCCTCGCAGATGCAGATGGCGCCGTCCTTCTCCAACGGCAAGTGA